A window of Brettanomyces nanus chromosome 2, complete sequence contains these coding sequences:
- a CDS encoding uncharacterized protein (EggNog:ENOG41) produces the protein MFMFFTAADGEISYDYEGNTVNKQLLLLLDILEKKLPCPMTEYINLLYFATRNNFDDCCLTIMRKLSTLTDKFTNEALLDKTRDDEFMAIVSSALKFGDYDGAATKLMRYLKVKHPFDDFGRGEWISYLQYTAYQTAESYGCIELCKLIEEVNGKLDSEYHRDYRLNDTETYNCILESLCYSNKSSDFIESFSQEFDRMYELTRDARSFSILIRHYLQSGDVKAAVNSFETSLEEAVAWDDDYGGIYIPVLFHLLADYFDKTSDDLYYKTQVYKKIKAFEYPLDKNALHAMVKQFLKGNFVGDAMEIFEREVPSLKNTKDRYDISDYPRLIELYYRYAVTNCEDLKSNWLLYEFLEKFFSLPYEFYPALLKYWIDVGYPSRALKIYADMKQLSKENKLPPPREEIYIYLLQSFSRFQYEDGISKLQLAVKMDLSLNMDIKLLNALMGALCSIEDSFRVRDMFNQAQALPARYGLNQESCYWALKSLKFASLNEVNNFYLNLSQFEILPDANIFGEYLIAHCYYEQYGTALEKLIDTYENGDLDLIDRNVLRNFHNFCLNDRVRHKLDDFATEKLSQLWKDLKQSGELLEDTLKQPSLLDNPYQEIELKIR, from the exons ATGTT TATGTTCTTTACTGCTGCAGATGGCGAAATCAGCTATGATTATGAGGGAAATACCGTCAACAAGCAACTACTTTTACTGCTTGACATccttgaaaagaagttaCCTTGCCCTATGACGGAATATATTAACCTCCTTTACTTTGCCACCAGAAACAACTTCGATGACTGTTGCCTCACTATTATGAGAAAGTTGTCTACTTTGACCGATAAATTCACCAATGAGGCCTTGCTGGACAAGACtagagatgatgaatttaTGGCCATCGTGTCTTCTGCACTAAAATTCGGGGATTATGATGGTGCAGCAACCAAACTTATGAGATATCTCAAAGTTAAACATCCATTCGATGATTTTGGTAGGGGCGAATGGATTTCTTATTTGCAGTACACGGCGTACCAAACTGCCGAATCTTATGGCTGTATCGAACTTTGCAAACTTATTGAAGAGGTGAATGGGAAATTAGACTCAGAGTACCACAGAGACTACCGGCTTAATGATACAGAGACATACAACTGCATACTAGAGTCATTATGCTATTCAAACAAGTCTTCCGACTTTATTGAGTCCTTTTCACAAGAATTCGATAGAATGTACGAACTCACTCGAGATGCAAGATCATTTTCTATCTTGATACGACACTATCTTCAATCAGGAGACGTTAAAGCAGCTGTAAACTCATTTGAAACATCGTTGGAAGAAGCCGTGGCATGGGACGATGATTATGGGGGAATATATATCCCTGTGTTGTTTCACTTACTTGCCGATTACTTTGACAAGACCTCTGACGACCTATACTATAAGACCCAAGTTTacaagaagatcaaggcTTTTGAATATCCTCTAGACAAAAACGCTCTTCATGCAATGGTGAAACAATTTCTCAAGGGAAACTTTGTTGGTGATGCGATGGAGATTTTTGAAAGGGAGGTTCCAAGCTTGAAGAATACCAAGGATAGATATGATATCAGCGACTACCCCAGATTGATTGAGTTATATTATCGGTATGCTGTTACAAACTgtgaagatttgaaaagcAACTGGCTTCTTTACGAATTTCTGGAGaaattcttttctctacCCTATGAATTCTATCCTGCGCTCCTTAAGTACTGGATAGACGTGGGATATCCCTCGAGAGCACTAAAAATATATGCAGATATGAAGCAGCTcagcaaagaaaataaacTGCCACCaccaagagaagaaatataCATCTATCTTTTACAATCCTTCAGCAGATTTCAATATGAAGATGGGATTTCGAAACTTCAGTTGGCCGTGAAAATGGATCTCTCTCTAAATATGGATATAAAATTGCTGAACGCACTGATGGGTGCATTATGCTCTATAGAAGACTCTTTCCGCGTTCGTGATATGTTTAACCAGGCTCAGGCGTTGCCTGCCAGATATGGTCTGAACCAGGAGAGCTGTTACTGGGCATTGAAATCGTTGAAGTTTGCATCTTTGAACGAAGTGAATAACTTTTATCTCAACTTATCACAGTTTGAGATTCTTCCGGATGCTAATATCTTTGGTGAGTACCTAATTGCCCATTGCTATTACGAGCAATACGGTACAGCTCTTGAAAAACTTATCGATACTTATGAAAACGGTGACCTAGATTTGATAGACCGAAATGTTTTGAGGAATTTCCATAACTTCTGCTTGAACGACAGAGTACGTCACAAACTAGACGATTTCGCAACGGAAAAGTTATCACAACTTTGGAAAGATTTAAAGCAAAGTGGTGAGCTACTCGAGGACACTTTAAAACAGCCTTCTCTATTAGACAATCCGTACCAAGAGATTGAGCTCAAAAttagatga
- a CDS encoding uncharacterized protein (BUSCO:EOG093423N9): MSFYDILASGDKTLDETRPHGSKIWNFFSHIACNSVIGASKIILNTMYDVEVKGLENLDGAMANARDRNRCILSVMNHMSTCDDPFLWACLPWRYFKDLDDIRWGMAASNICFTNSTTSTFFSLGKILSCQRFGRGPFQPGIDACVRLLCPDDTLDEKHIFKGTRSCISPSLIPKDSVNFFSSIYSPPMLRKKTSLVHVFPEAFVCQLQPPFKNSMRFFRWGTARLILEPTVAPVIVPIFSDGFEKIKPEKVEDDLFDFFTFSNRGSKVTVNIGKPLDEKVIEGFRSEWQKLCLKYYDVDNPFKMTDELKFGNETRKLRSKVCAYLREQVCKLRRESGFPEEDSRFSSVDWWTNYTTTKGMSDTDVKFVGLNWAISDYQKNVKFYDDHGNPIDTQKKN; encoded by the coding sequence ATGTCTTTCTACGACATTCTTGCCAGCGGGGATAAGACCTTAGACGAAACCAGGCCTCATGGATCGAAAATATGGAACTTTTTCTCTCATATCGCCTGCAATAGCGTGATAGGGGCTTCTAAGATAATTCTCAATACAATGTATGACGTTGAGGTGAAAGGCTTGGAAAACTTGGATGGTGCCATGGCAAATGCTCGTGATCGCAATCGCTGTATTTTAAGTGTGATGAATCATATGTCTACTTGTGATGACCCTTTTCTATGGGCTTGTCTTCCCTGGAGATACTTCAAGGACTTGGATGATATACGGTGGGGTATGGCAGCTTCCAATATTTGCTTTACCAATTCAACCACTTCTACGTTTTTCTCGCTTGGcaaaatcctttcttgCCAAAGGTTTGGAAGAGGCCCCTTCCAACCGGGTATAGATGCATGCGTTAGACTTTTATGTCCAGACGATACCCTAGACGAGAAACATATATTTAAGGGGACCCGATCCTGTATCTCACCTTCACTGATTCCTAAAGACTCTGtaaacttcttttcctcgATTTACTCTCCTCCAATGCTTCGGAAAAAGACCTCTTTGGTACATGTTTTTCCAGAGGCATTCGTCTGCCAGTTACAACCTCCTTTCAAGAACTCAATGCGTTTCTTCCGTTGGGGTACTGCAAGACTCATATTAGAACCTACCGTGGCCCCAGTTATAGTACCTATCTTCTCCGATGGGTTCGAGAAAATCAAGCCCGAAaaggttgaagatgatctttTTGACTTCTTTACTTTTAGCAACAGAGGCTCAAAAGTTACCGTTAACATCGGCAAACCATTAGATGAGAAGGTCATCGAGGGTTTCAGAAGCGAGTGGCAGAAGCTTTGTCTGAAATATTATGACGTTGACAACCCTTTCAAGATGACAGATGAGCTCAAGTTTGGAAATGAAACTAGAAAGTTGCGTAGTAAGGTCTGCGCATATCTTCGTGAGCAGGTTTGCAAGCTTCGCCGTGAAAGTGGAtttccagaagaggataGTCGCTTTAGTAGTGTCGACTGGTGGACCAACTACACCACCACCAAGGGTATGAGTGATACTGATGTCAAATTTGTCGGACTAAACTGGGCCATCAGCGATTATCAAAAGAACGTCAAGTTCTACGATGATCATGGAAACCCAATAGATacccagaagaagaattga
- a CDS encoding uncharacterized protein (BUSCO:EOG09344AF1~EggNog:ENOG41), whose translation MSEPVHVLYCGECTLPVEYCEFGKTLKKCKQWLHENNSEQYNKLYNSEAPAQSSLSKEREAEISESLAKMQLKEERKQAREMRKLQQEKILIKRIPRTKHKNIIAISNLDQFDIDMKKLAKKFSSKFATGASVSKNIEKKEEIIIQGDVGEEVEEYLIEMLKEKGLEGVKVGIIDEKRHLRKKKEATGI comes from the coding sequence ATGTCGGAACCCGTTCACGTCCTCTATTGTGGAGAATGTACACTTCCAGTAGAGTATTGTGAGTTTGGAAAGACTCTTAAAAAATGCAAGCAATGGCTCCATGAAAACAACTCTGAACAATACAACAAACTATACAACTCTGAGGCTCCAGCACAGTCTTCTCTCTCGAAGGAAAGAGAGGCTGAGATTTCGGAATCTTTAGCAAAAATGCaattgaaggaagagaGGAAACAGGCTCGAGAAATGAGGAAGTTACAGCAAGAAAAGATCCTTATCAAAAGAATTCCTAGGACTAAGCATAAGAACATCATCGCCATCAGTAATTTGGATCAATTTGACATTgatatgaagaaattggccaagaaaTTCTCCTCGAAATTCGCTACAGGTGCTTCTGTTTCgaagaatattgaaaagaaggaggaaatCATTATCCAAGGTGATGTTGGtgaggaagttgaagagtatCTCATTGAGATGTTAAAGGAGAAAGGTCTCGAAGGTGTCAAGGTGGGAATTATAGACGAAAAAAGACACCttcgaaagaagaaagaagcaacagGAATATAA
- a CDS encoding uncharacterized protein (EggNog:ENOG41): MSDYTLLNEVISALNGYSIQGRVLQCYFQPQPPGPYYKAIPYQPAYQMYSSLPGSQSDDIAGSAGSGGSGGSFGSYGYYGSYGSYNSFSSGSSDNSASWENDSTYTSANHNRRHRRHNHQYSPSYRRMAPLPYSGYLFNGSYGYTPYIPDYGGYPGYMPVTCGGDDADYDEKVSQIDDTILSTVELAVFNPKRHVDPTRLFIGNVPFSSTFENLWSSFQEHGEKKLKSLEMQRQLNGMFKGFAIGITGSHDESVELIKTFNGKEFEGRDLIVRFDKLPKQIMRSHGRRRLLLTQG; this comes from the coding sequence ATGTCTGATTATACTCTCCTCAACGAGGTGATATCTGCTCTAAACGGATATTCTATTCAGGGACGGGTCCTACAGTGTTATTTTCAGCCGCAGCCACCGGGGCCCTATTACAAAGCAATACCTTATCAACCAGCATATCAGATGTATTCGTCTCTGCCGGGTTCTCAGTCAGATGATATTGCAGGTTCTGCAGGTTCTGGGGGTTCTGGGGGTTCCTTCGGTTCCTATGGTTACTACGGTTCCTACGGTTCCTACAATTCTTTCAGCTCTGGCAGCTCTGATAATTCTGCAAGCTGGGAAAATGACTCCACCTATACATCAGCAAATCATaatcgtcgtcatcgtcgtcataACCATCAGTATTCTCCTTCTTACAGACGTATGGCTCCCCTTCCATACAGTGGCTACTTATTCAATGGATCTTATGGTTATACTCCATATATCCCTGACTATGGAGGATATCCAGGCTATATGCCTGTTACTtgtggtggtgatgatgctgaTTATGATGAGAAAGTAAGTCAAATCGATGATACCATTCTCAGTACGGTGGAATTGGCGGTTTTTAATCCGAAAAGGCATGTTGATCCTACCCGATTGTTCATCGGAAATGTTCCGTTCAGTTCGACGTTTGAGAACCTTTGGAGTTCATTCCAAGAACATGGTGAGAAGAAACTAAAAAGTTTGGAAATGCAGAGGCAGTTGAATGGAATGTTCAAAGGTTTTGCTATAGGAATTACAGGATCGCATGACGAGTCTGTTGAGCTGATAAAAACGTTCAATGGAAAGGAGTTTGAAGGGCGAGACTTGATAGTGAGATTTGATAAGTTGCCCAAGCAGATTATGAGGAGCcatggaagaagaagactcCTCCTAACTCAAGGGTAG
- a CDS encoding uncharacterized protein (EggNog:ENOG41), with protein MAMNTTANNTVSPSTSNNSARYNLSNGATSIIRRRLHFIDEAAWKKFTTRRLQLVESLSLSSKKASEQDDQISLCALTLMSEFAFPEDTLPEFDKLVRLAIQSVRRNKKRSEKRLASKLQQEEQRRKKHKIDEHNEGSKFLATILYEENGDSKQLQRPTMPQPFIKRSPSFRYIGSGHSSPNGAVTSQLNSMTANSPVMQEESGISRLAITSLVAPVIQDQARLPSIRKLNLNPEFTDAAKKILNQIKRSKTCYEFSCVVGPHNTGVNKSYDLLDEVGSSCITSAVLFTLEKWFDHLILDSSSYIKLRLKSDMTLSVIIKNLDPNSVEVNRLSDYVASQLFKKLIGGCVKDFGFNSVLYPLCDIFRGVVLKDYPLVSKESKIQQWMLEQQNANAHSTTSAAMPPFTDLSTAASKSLFYSSSIPTLAPTPSPSAAPSSALAPASGLPFILNTPSRRISLPPLGNQLTSVIIKFNHQELKFFYSSQTNAPPTLLELVSNSKSAFGVIDHARILKIRNNGTGRIINNDFELEKLFRITRDRIDLELVFSTRHDYLNLNYEKEKPEDHMNGITSPTLSKLTPSISSKSTLMNFQRLL; from the coding sequence ATGGCGATGAATACTACCGCAAATAATACGGTATCCCCCTCAACGTCAAACAACTCTGCACGCTACAATTTGAGTAACGGTGCCACAAGTATAATTAGAAGAAGGTTACATTTTATAGACGAAGCGGCTTGGAAAAAGTTCACCACCAGACGGCTTCAGCTAGTGGAGAGcctttcactttcttcaaaaaaggCCAGTGAGCAGGACGACCAGATAAGCCTATGTGCCCTCACCTTGATGTCTGAGTTTGCATTTCCGGAGGACACACTTCCTGAGTTTGACAAACTTGTTCGGCTGGCCATACAAAGCGTTCGTCGAAATAAGAAACGGAGCGAGAAACGGCTGGCAAGTAAGCTTCAGcaggaagaacaaagacGCAAAAAGCACAAAATTGACGAGCATAACGAGGGTTCAAAGTTTTTGGCTACGATACTTTATGAAGAAAACGGCGATTCGAAGCAGCTGCAAAGGCCAACGATGCCGCAGCCTTTCATCAAGCGGTCACCTTCGTTTAGATATATTGGGTCAGGTCATAGTTCTCCGAATGGTGCCGTCACCAGCCAGCTTAATTCTATGACTGCCAATTCTCCAGTGATGCAGGAAGAGTCGGGAATATCTAGATTGGCCATAACGTCACTTGTTGCTCCCGTGATTCAAGATCAGGCACGGCTTCCTTCCATACGCAAGCTCAATCTCAACCCGGAGTTTACAGATgctgccaagaagattcttAACCAGATCAAAAGATCCAAAACCTGCTATGAGTTCTCTTGTGTGGTAGGACCTCACAACACAGGAGTTAATAAAAGCTACGATCTACTAGACGAAGTGGGTTCTAGTTGCATAACCTCGGCAGTCTTGTTCACGTTAGAAAAGTGGTTTGATCACCTCATTTTAGATTCTTCCTCCTATATCAAACTACGATTGAAAAGCGACATGACCCTCAGCGTTattatcaagaatcttgACCCCAACTCCGTCGAGGTCAACCGTCTCTCTGACTACGTGGCATCTCAACTATTTAAGAAGCTAATAGGTGGTTGTGTCAAGGATTTTGGCTTTAATTCCGTACTTTATCCTCTCTGCGATATATTCAGAGGAGTGGTCTTGAAGGATTACCCGTTGGTATCCAAGGAGTCCAAAATTCAACAGTGGATGTTGGAGCAACAGAATGCAAATGCCCATTCCACAACTTCTGCCGCTATGCCTCCCTTCACGGACCTGTCAACAGCAGCTTCCAAAAGCCTTTTCTATTCATCATCGATTCCAACGTTAGCGCCAACCCCATCCCCATCCGCAGCACCCTCATCCGCATTGGCACCAGCATCCGGATTGCCCTTTATCCTTAATACACCGAGCCGTCGAATCAGCTTACCGCCGCTTGGAAACCAGCTCACTTCCGTTATTATTAAATTCAATCATCAAGAGCTGAAGtttttctattcttctcaaacGAATGCTCCACCAACGTTGCTGGAGCTTGTATCCAATTCAAAATCAGCCTTCGGCGTTATAGACCATGCCAGAATTCTCAAGATTAGAAATAACGGCACAGGAAGAATTATCAACAATGATTTCGAGCTAGAGAAGTTATTCCGCATCACTAGGGACCGTATAGATTTAGAACTTGTGTTTAGCACTCGTCATGACTACCTAAATTTAAATTacgagaaggagaagccaGAAGACCATATGAATGGCATAACTTCTCCTACTCTTTCCAAGCTAACTCCGAGCATTTCATCGAAATCTACTCTAATGAATTTTCAGCGGCTCCTTTAA
- a CDS encoding uncharacterized protein (BUSCO:EOG09343H0W~EggNog:ENOG41), protein MLHIAASRCLGLRMGPACVKCSSRLSYRYFSTVRIAYQEHAHGHTHSHSHMAPASFHTHEDSEITPDEASQNIYMLERSDSGKYTLWNKVKDFFNPHKPINQILGHSHSHSGSSSHHSHTHASAAETVELYDPAKLTSKGVRITWIGFFVNSSMAVSKLIGGVYFHSQALLADSIHSFSDLISDVLTLSTVRFTNKKPNILYPLGYGKVETFGSLLVSSILLYAGLQIGFGSFFSIIGPILPAGASEVIEYLPFHIHSHGVEGLGGSAVADSLQTADINAAWLALACIIAKEWLFRATSKVGEEMNSKVLIANAWHHRVDSLTSMVALVTISGGYFLNVYWMDSVGGLIVSMLVMKVGISGVFQSFKELIDKAMPRDDQRYMDLEDAVNVQLMKQDRNILIKELAILPSGTNMNVVLKLGVSEFNEKYESALTLDKMGKVAEALKADITTDFRNVKNVSVQFISTSEMKELPEEEQIEDDKKEKKMEAEKKDKLN, encoded by the coding sequence ATGCTTCATATTGCCGCATCCAGATGCTTGGGGCTTCGGATGGGTCCAGCATGTGTGAAATGTTCCAGCAGGCTATCCTATAGATACTTCAGTACAGTCAGAATAGCTTATCAGGAGCATGCACATGGACATACTCATAGCCACAGCCATATGGCACCGGCCAGCTTCCATACACACGAGGATTCTGAAATCACCCCAGATGAGGCCTCTCAAAACATTTACATGCTGGAAAGGTCGGACTCGGGAAAGTACACGCTGTGGAATAAAGTGAAAGACTTTTTCAATCCTCACAAACCCATCAACCAGATCCTGGGCCATTCGCATTCGCATTCTGGCTCTTCCTCCCACCACAGTCATACCCACGCTTCTGCCGCCGAAACTGTAGAATTATACGACCCTGCAAAATTGACTAGCAAGGGAGTGCGAATCACGTGGATTGGGTTCTTCGTCAACTCTTCGATGGCCGTTTCGAAGTTGATTGGAGGTGTATATTTCCACTCTCAGGCTTTACTAGCTGATTCCATTCACTCCTTTAGCGACCTAATTTCCGATGTTTTGACTCTTTCTACTGTGAGATTCACCAATAAGAAGCCTAATATCTTGTATCCGTTGGGTTACGGTAAGGTGGAGACCTTTGGTTCGCTACTGGTGTCCTCTATCTTACTTTATGCAGGTCTTCAAATTGGTTTCGGTTCTTTTTTCAGTATTATCGGTCCTATACTTCCCGCTGGAGCTTCTGAAGTGATAGAATATCTTCCATTCCACATCCACAGCCATGGTGTCGAGGGCCTCGGTGGTAGTGCGGTGGCTGATAGCTTACAGACGGCTGATATCAATGCTGCGTGGTTGGCATTGGCCTGTATAATTGCAAAAGAATGGCTTTTCCGGGCTACCAGTAAAGTTGGCGAGGAAATGAACTCAAAAGTGTTGATAGCTAATGCTTGGCACCATAGGGTGGACTCCTTAACGTCAATGGTGGCTCTTGTTACTATTTCGGGTGGTTACTTCCTTAATGTCTACTGGATGGACTCTGTGGGAGGATTAATTGTCTCTATGTTGGTGATGAAAGTTGGTATTTCCGGCGTTTTCCAGTCTTTTAAAGAACTAATTGACAAGGCAATGCCTCGAGATGATCAGAGATATatggatttggaagatgcaGTCAACGTTCAGTTGATGAAACAGGACAGAAACATCTTGATCAAGGAATTGGCTATTCTTCCTTCTGGTACCAATATGAATGTTGTGTTGAAATTGGGAGTTAGTGAGTTCAATGAAAAGTACGAAAGTGCTTTAACGTTGGACAAAATGGGTAAGGTCGCCGAGGCTTTGAAAGCTGATATTACTACCGATTTCCGTAATGTGAAGAATGTCTCTGTGCAATTCATCTCTACTAGCGAGATGAAGGAGTTACCAGAGGAAGAGCAGATAGAAGACgataagaaggagaagaagatggaggcggagaagaaggataagCTAAATTGA
- a CDS encoding uncharacterized protein (EggNog:ENOG41~BUSCO:EOG093446OQ), with amino-acid sequence MSATTKFDAEKAENMQEIEQQFSVKAVDQLEAYWKLLGAIPGSKLRLTPFDEEIYDEFIKVFPEYKQTAKVCVISENEIKSKEGKERWRGFLKKFEKKVEDYNFGTMERVDASKEYTEENTILVLRLQFYAFEIARNKLGLNDWACRKKA; translated from the coding sequence atgtcaGCAACAACAAAATTTGATGCGGAGAAGGCGGAGAATATGCAGGAGATTGAGCAACAATTTTCTGTAAAGGCGGTGGATCAGTTGGAAGCATACTGGAAGCTCCTAGGAGCCATTCCAGGCAGTAAGTTGAGACTTACTCCATTTGACGAGGAGATTTATGATGAGTTTATTAAAGTTTTTCCAGAATATAAGCAGACAGCCAAGGTGTGTGTGATATCGGAAAATGAAATTAAATCCAAAGAGGGTAAAGAGAGATGGAGAGGCTTCCTGAAGaaatttgagaagaaggtggaagACTACAATTTTGGTACTATGGAAAGAGTTGATGCCAGCAAGGAATATACCGAAGAGAACACCATTCTTGTCCTCCGGCTGCAATTCTATGCATTTGAAATAGCCAGAAACAAGCTTGGATTGAACGACTGGGCTTGCAGAAAGAAGGCCTAA
- the RPL7 gene encoding 60S ribosomal protein L7 → MLSANKEKRAAIFTRTEAYYKEYQDAEDALIKAKRDAKANGTYYVEAEPNLVLVVRIKGINKIAPKPRKVLQLLRLNQINTATFVKLSKATLELLKLVDPFVAYGYPSLSTIRKLVYKRGFGKINKQRIALSDNALIEEVLGKYGIVSAEDLIHEIYTVGPNFKQANNFLWPFKLSNPNGGWGVRRKFQHFIQGGSSGNRENFINDLVKKMI, encoded by the coding sequence GcaaataaggagaagagagCCGCCATTTTCACTAGAACTGAGGCTTACTACAAGGAGTATCaagatgctgaagatgCTTTGATCAAGGCCAAGAGAGATGCCAAGGCCAATGGTACTTACTACGTTGAAGCCGAGCCAAACCTTGTCCTCGTTGTTAGAATTAAGGGTATCAACAAGATCGCTCCAAAGCCAAGAAAGGTTCTTCAATTGTTGAGATTGAACCAGATTAATACCGCAACTTTTGTCAAGCTTTCCAAGGCTACCCTTgagttgttgaagttggTTGATCCTTTCGTTGCTTATGGTTATCCATCTTTGTCCACCATCAGAAAGCTGGTCTACAAGAGAGGTTTCGGTAAGATTAACAAACAAAGAATTGCATTGTCTGACAATGCTCTTATTGAGGAAGTTTTGGGCAAGTATGGTATTGTTTCTGCTGAAGACTTAATTCACGAAATTTACACCGTTGGACCTAACTTCAAGCAGGCCAATAACTTCTTGTGGCCATTCAAGTTGTCCAACCCTAACGGTGGCTGGGGTGTTAGAAGAAAGTTCCAACATTTCATCCAGGGTGGTTCTTCTGGTAACAGAGAGAACTTCATCAACGATTTGGttaagaagatgatttaA